TCTTTATAATCCAGCATCTTTGAGTGGTGTCAGCTCAAAAATGATCCTTCCTTTGTGATAATTTCAAATAACAATGACTTTTCCCCACTCACAAAGggtttgtgtgcatgttacCATAACAGCCAGTTTAATAGGCCTGCCACAAAGCCGTGTAATTGTTCTGTAGTTTTCTCACTGCTGCTGGAAAGAAAAAGAGCTGCTCATTTTGACACGGCAAAGAAAAAGCTTTAAATATTAATACGCTTTTTGAGAGATGTTTGGACAGATATCAGACACGATTCTCAAAGGTGCTTATATTCAAATTTCAGAATGTGGAAAGAGAAGACGACGAGGATAGTCAAAGTAGAAAAACATGAGCCAGACACTTGTCCGATGATTGTGGGTAAAGTAGAAAAATCAACTCCCAGGACGACAACTGTGAAGTCAAAGGAGAAGCCTGAAGTTACCACATCACACAGCAAATGTCTCACTACTACATGTGAGACATCAGGCAATATAATGAGACTTTGGGTCAACTTGATGCCTGTTTTGGCAGCAGCCAAGGAGCccgtggaggaagaggagggcgAAGAGGAGCACAACAGCTGTACAAGTGAGAAGGAACCAGAAACCAGCAGCAAAAACGACCAATCAGTGAAGCAAAGACTCGACTCTTACACAGGATTAAATTTGAACCCGGACTCCAAACAAACTCTAAATCCTCGGTTTGTGCTGCCACCTATAACTGAACCTAAACCAGCTCCTGAGACTAAGCATTGCCACACATCTCTACCTCCCATCAGGTTATCTGAGAAAAGTAGGCCCATCTCTTCAAacttcacaataaaaggctGTGGAGGCGATGAATTAGTTACGTGCAAGGTGCCAGACAGCAGGCCTTGGATAGAGGATCCCCTGTTCTCTAGAAGTGTGAGTAAACTACTAAACCAGCTGACTAATAATGTGCTTTTATAACTATTAAAGACTGAAATCTGCGTCTTGAAATACTTAAGCTCGTTTAAAAGTGATTCATATTCAgtttaaatgacaaatgacGAAGTTAGAGTTTGGTTTATAGACACTGGCAACCAGGAGGCGTTGCATTATGATAAGCAGGTCAGTTTACAGTGGACTGTGATTGAGaagaaattaagtttaataCAAGGGGAAGGACATCAGCCATGTAGAGTAAGAATCAACAAGGATTTGTGCAATAAAAGAGTTTAAAAGGCACCTTCCTGAGCAATGATTGAGTCACTGTTATTGATCAGAAACTACATGTAATAATCCACACATGAACTTCTTAATGACCCGTTAATGTTaacttttacatgttttttactCAAATATAAAAGGGTGATAATAATTTGATGGCTCATTATTTTTAAGTTACTGCAAAGTCCGTAAAACTAGATTTAAAATTACactcaaaaaatatatataatatataatattactcAAACAGTAAGTGGTAAgcacatttacttaagtactgggggaaaaaaatcaaagattagagaaaatcccagaaaataaatacaaatttcttTATCcgaactttgttttttcttctttcctcccctAATAATCATCTCATGACTCCTCAGATTAATCTTGTGACACTTTGAAAGGGGCCTGACCCCTAAATTGgtaaccactggactaaactacctgtactgtaaataaagaAGTTAAAAGTAGCAGTGTTAGGAATCAACAGTACAAACAAGTGCTTTTACTACTTTAAGCACGTTTTCTTACTACGTATGTACTTTTACGTAAGTAGGATTTCAATGCAGAATTTTTGATTCTAATATTTTCCCCTCCTGAGCAAAACTGTCATCACACAACATGCGACTGACTCCCCCTCTCTTGATCTGGTTCAGAGATCTGCTGAGTTTCATCTTCCTGACATCTCCTTGTCCAGTCTGGACGCCCTGCTGCAGACAGTCACACAGAAActagggaggaagaggagaggtggTTGTGAAGGACCGTGGAGACATGTCCACTCTGATCGTCTCCTTGCGGCTGTTCGTGAGCAACATTTGAGAGAGACGAGTGTTGGGCAACAAATTGGCCGCTGCACAGATAATGGAAACCTGGCAGACATGTGTGTTTGGTGGTTTtgaatataattttaatttgaatgtCATTATTTATTGTGCCATAGTACAAGAGTTATCCATGTTAAGGAACAGACTGGAAAATAGGACAGAATtttctttgtacattttatttattatttataaatttaatttgatgTCTCCTTGAGAGGTTTCTAATGAGTGTAAATGCATTTAATAGCtataacagaaaaaaatgacaactgtAAATAGTGCCAAAACTGAGCTTGAGATGATTAAAATCTTATTTCTTTAACTGACAGATTTATGAGCAGGTATGAGTCCTAAAGAGCAACTGACACTAATTTAAGTGCTCCATGATGATGTAAATATACTTTATGCCcttgaaaaataaagaaacaaaccCCTGAAagcaatattttctttagattttAAGATAAGATttcaatttttaaaatattctatAATCTAAAAATATTGATCATTACCAACCCTTACTGGTCAAACCAAGGTGCATACCTTAGTAGATAAAAATCTTAACACAAGTTATTTAAGGGGGTTTAATATATATAGATTTTTGTTGTAACAACGTGTACATTTAGAAGTTTATTTATCTGACTAACAGCAGTAGATAAGTGACTTCAGTGTGAAGAAAACTGTCCAGTAAAtttggtttctttcttttaacAGTGAAGCAGCACCTGTAACATCAGCAGGTGGACGCAGTGTAAACAGACAGAGGGGCCTCCCCCCACCCATCCTCACTATGGCAAAGAAAAACCTCCAGACTTCCAACACACTGCAGTAATTCACCACAAACAACAAACTGGACTCACAACACACAGCACAGTATCTTAAAAATGTTACAGGAAAGGATATACTTTTATTTTCCTTCAAAACATTCACAACAGACATATAcctgctttttttaaatctatgcTAGCATATCTCATAGTAGATGCATAAATTACTGTTCAAGTAGAACTTTTCAAGCATAATAAAAGTACATTCAGTAGTATAGACTTTCTTTCCAAAATGAGACATTTTAATCCAGCTTAATGTTTAGGTTTTGCGTTATTTCAGCTTTTTCAATACATCAAACCTCTTAAAACATTATATTGTAATGTAACAGTTTACATTTTAGAATGAAACCCGTCTGatgctttgttttgtctcatGCCTATAGATACTAATCTTCTGATTATGTAACACTGCATCACAGTGCAGTAACAACCTGCTTTGAACATTCGATCTGCTGTGTcatcatgaaataaataaaaacaaccgtAGACCAAAGGCAATGTTGTTGTGTCTAGTGTTTACAGCTCAAACTGACTTTATTCATTCTTCGATTATTTGATCTTTGATCTATTATAATTTGTTTGAGTGTGATGTGTTTGGCATTATGCAGAAGATTTTGtaacaaaacagcagctgaaacagTGTAGAGGTGTGTGGACCTTTTCTATAGCTTTATATTGATATAcgataaataaatacattttccgGACCTTTCAAAGCTGTGCAGGAAGCCTGGATGTCGGATTCCTCTataagatgaaaaacaaaacattgtttaattattaaataaccAAAATGACAGTAAATACCAGGCAGaagtaaatattgtttttttcctcattaTATGTAATACCCTCTCTTTGTACAGTGATGAAGACaaatcacacaaaataaaaaagttttgaCAGATAAAAGAGAATACAAACAGATACACTTGTAAAGTtcatcattaaatatttaagaggtATGTAACATCTTATTCTCCACATAAGAGGAAGCTGTATAATGTTCTGTAACAACCCTTAAATGCTTTCTGACATATAAAAGCATCTTAATTACATGTAACACATGTACTTCAGCTACTGTTTGAGAGTTtgcagcattttcttttttaaagtgcTTTCTGCAAAATGAAGATGAGATTGGGAGGGATCTAAGGATTTAGCCCTGAGGAACACCACTGCTTGATTTTACATTGAGCTTTGCATAATATTCTTTCAGGATTAATAAACCATACGTTTGGAGTGATTAGATCAATACAGAAAGAGAAGACACAGTGTAAGATTTATGAACCCAAATAAAGGGTATAAAGCTTCAGATATGTTAACACGGTGAACAAGGCACCAAAGCCATAATAGGAAGCAGTAACTTTTGGTTCTTTCTTTAGACAAATTTACATCTAATGACTCTGTTTCAGTAACACTTTCAATGTCCATCTTTTACACTGTCATACTGAGGTCGTTGCCAACATTGAGCAACATTCAAATAAACTTACAGTGAATAATAAAAAGCATTGTTGGTCCTTTCAGCCTGCCTCCTCTGCTCGTGTTGCGTCAGTCCACGTCACAGTGCGCTGTCCTGTGTGTTGCCGTCGACCATAAATAGTGCAGACGGACTTTTACTGGAactctctgctctgtgtttggACCCACTGGATTTACTGGATTCTCCCCGAACACCACCATTACTGCTGTTTGATCCACTGCTTACCCTCCGGCTCGCTTGATGCGTCTCCTCTGGCTGAGGTATTTGGGTCATTGCCGTGCTGCTGCTTTTTTCTCCATTAGCCTTGCCTTCTTTAGATTTGACCTTGCCAACTTTTGCCTTTTTTGGTTTACCCTCTTTCGGTTTGCCGTCAGATGATTTCGCATGGTGCTTTGGAGTCTTGCTTGGTTGAGGGGGCGTGACTGGTGGTTGTGGTTGGATGGTAGGAGGGTTAATCCTGCTGGCCAGTGCCTTCAGGTTGGTCGGTACTGTCATGTTGCCAATGACCACATCTGTGAGATCATCGTCATCAGTTTGCTCCTTGGCAAAGTTGACAAACACCTAGAAAAAATAACCGGCTTTAGTTAATTgatcttttaattaatttgtattaGCCTGGTCAGCTATCAAGCTAATGACAGTCAGCAATAAATCATGTTCTTGGTCTTAAGGAGTTCATATTCTGCTTATTTCCCtttcccctttcctttattgttaAGTGtcaatttgttacaaatgaataaCTTACCACACTGAAAcgcttgctccagtctatgttgcaaAGCTGGTTCGGGAACATCAACAGCTGAACCAAAATTACTGCTTGTCAGGAGCctccctactctgcttctgattggatagtagtccttaactaggcagtgcacatgtgcaactcccaacaaagatcaaatagaagtgagatgcttcacttgGTAGCTAACACGGAGCggtcaacacacagggtgaaaagaggtgctgcagcaatgaaCAAAAGTAGTATATGggattttttgaaaattaaaccatgtaaaccttttctgatacaacccctaaataaaattatgaacctgaaaatgagcataatatgatcACTTTAACACATCTTAGCATTTATGCTAACTAAtgtaactaactaactaaacagAAGCATGGAGATAGCATTAAAGATGGCTGTTTTaggttttcttttctgttaCCTCATTAATACATTCAGTACTACTACTACCCCTACAACCACTAGCCCTACTCCTACTACTCCTAATAATAATTCTCACACATTGGAAGAAAAACTCTGCCCAAACCATGAAAATGTGGCtggattatttaattaatatctTACATATCTCTTTCAAATTGATTAGGTTACAACTTGAAATTAGAAGACAAAGTACATTTTACACCTTTGGAATACGTCACATTctcataaaaatgtgaaaaaatgtgaGTGATtgataatacagtatatttgtcaGGTTGGGTTGGGGCGATGGGGTCCCTTTGTCTCGCACtcatctttttttgttattattacagaAAAGACAGTTAGCATTTGTTTCTTACCTGCTGGTGATTGTAAAGTCCTACTAGCTTTTGGTTTACTAATACTTGTTAAGCATTTGAATTTGTGCTTTTTCCTTCTTCCCtttgaaacattttcagtgaGCAAAGCCCAACGGGAAATAGCATTGCCTCCATAAAGGATATTCGAATCAGAAACATCATCGTCCTCACCTGGTCCAGGGTGGTCTGTGAAACAGAGAAGTCGATGATGCCCAGCTCCTCATAGTTGTTGGCCAGCACATCGAAGACACGAGCGAGGCAGCAGGCGTGCGAGGGCAGCTGGAACTGCAGCACGCTCTGGTGACGCTCCTTCAGCTCGATGCTGGGGAAGGAGCTCTTCATATAGGCGCTGATGGGGCACGAGTCCGGATTGGATTTTGTGTCCACCAGACGGAGGATGATGGTGTAGCCATCACCAAACCTGGAAGGTGGAAGACGGAAGACGGAAAGAAACAACTGATCAGGATTTTATATGTACTGTTACATCAATACAGTTTATTGGAATTTGATTCAGTGcagctctaaaaaaaaacaattacaaaaagtTTCTTACAAAAGGTTGACAAGATCAGAACTTCAGGATGTCAACCATACATCACGCAGCTGCACAGTGAAGcccattaatgttgctgctatTACTTTTAAATTGCCTGACTGCATGCCTGCCTCATGGTGTGTGTTGTTCCTTAGGTGCACTGTAGAGTAATAGAAGCAGTCTACTGTGTTCAGCTTACACAGGACTACTTTGTGTTCATGTAATATACagtcaataatcaataattcTACAGCTTCAATTCTCCTTGcagtgatttaatttatttaaatacttaTTTCCACATGTTGACAAACTGAATTTTTTACTCAGGgatcatttaaatattatattcacATAGCAGTGTGGACCATATTTCATTACAAATGAGCAATGGGCTATTTCACTGAACTGCAAGGTCTCAAAATGTTTTGGGGTATGGgcatgaggagaaaaaaaaaaacaaatcacacagtCATCGCAGTGTACTCTAATTTTATGTTGTGATAATGATGtattttatcatcatcatcacattttctggaaaatcaattgacaaaatatttatGGATAAAATAACCAGACAGGAATGTCTGTGTCTGACAAATCCTGCTAGTTCAATACCAGTTAATTTGTGTACTTCTTCACACTGATCAAAAGTCATATAAAAATCCAATATTAGCATAAAACAATCCTGCTCCCTCTTATTTAAGTGATACTATCATATAAATGGTAAGAAAAGGAAAAATCTCTGATAGTTGACAAATTTCTTACagtatgtattatatattatactaaATGATCTTATATCTTTACTATTTAATATCATATGACTTTTACTCGGTTGAACTCATAAATCGTGAGCAAAGACACTAAAAAAATGGACTGTTTGGCTTTGAACAGGGGATCCACATGAGCCATCATCCTGTGTATTATTTAATATAGTTTCAATGGCATTGATGACGACATAATGATGTGTAAATTGAGCCAAACTCTGTTGAGATAAACAGTGCACGTGTCCTTGAGTACCCTCTTTGATGATTTCCCTAACTAAGAACTTTTCAGACGCTGACCACAGCAGCGACTTCATGCCTGTAAACCTGCCTCAATGAACAAACTCCCCAGAAATATCAGCACACAGAGGGTCCTTCACAGATCACTTCACCTCTGTGTGGACAATAAATATCTCAAATCAGGAGGCACACTTTGATTTCAACACCTCTACAAAGCCCAGCATTTAATTTGGAAACTAATATTGAGGGTAAAGTTGGGCAGTGTGGGCACAAATTTCCAAACACTCATTCAtcggggtgtgacgatacattTAGTTAACGAAATGATACACAATATTGTGTTCATCAGAATGAGACGAGACGATATTTTAACaccatttttaagaaatcttcaggGACGAAATATATGACTGGAAAAATAGTCTTTTATTCAACTGAAAgtcagaaatacaaaacaatgcaggtgcattttgaaatgttgcttacatACTGTTCGTGCTGTTTAGTGTTTCCACCAGATACccaaaatgctgccacacaaaTGATTTAAAAGTGGCGGGGGCATCTTCTATGCTTATTTCACCCTCTGTCATGCGGATTTTGCGAGAGATTCACCTTGACGAGAAATCTAGTCTTGATCTAAATATCACAAGATCTCCACCGCTACTCATTTACTGATTTataaattgtgtttgtattgttgAGGTTAGACAGAATAAGTAAAAATTAGGTAAGACAGTAGTGTTTTTACCTGTTCTTCAGGTGTTGTACAGATCCGAGACACTGGAATCTGCCGTTGACCATGATGGCCATTCTGGTGCAGAGAGCTTCACATTCCTCCATACTGATCATACAGACACATGATAAACTCATTAACATATACACTATAAATATAAGGAAACTCTTTGGGTCATCCTAGTGTGTCTCAGCTACAACAGCCATgtactaatatatatatatatatatatataaatatataaatataNNNNNNNNNNNNNNNNNNNNNNNNNNNNNNNNNNNNNNNNNNNNNNNNNNNNNNNNNNNNNNNNNNNNNNNNNNNNNNNNNNNNNNNNNNNNNNNNNNNNtatatatatatatatatatatatatatatatacacacacacacactaacaataCTAAAcgtataatatattatataacaaTAATTTAGTGTACATCTCCTCCTACCTGTGGGACGTGAGAACTACAGCTCTTCCCTCTTTCGTGACACTGAGGATGCAGTTCCACAAAAATCTTTTGGCTTTTGGGTCCATGCCAGTGGTCGGCTCATCCTAACAAGAATGAAAGAAATCAAAGCGTCAAGGAAACAAATGTGTAAGTCAGAAATACTAGCACATTCTAGCAACATAACTGGACACACTGTAGGCAAGAATTAAAACAGATATTACTGTTACTAACTAACCAGATCTAGGGGcgaaaaaaaagttaaatgacagtctatatatacattttgagaAGGGGTGCCGTCAAGTTTTATATGTAATGTcttaagtgtttgtttttgatctAAGCTGGTTATATGCAATATGTAGAGATATTAATACTGATTAGTACTGATCGTTGTTTTCTACAGTGAAgggaaatgttaaatgttaggTGACAGTAAATGTTACTGTCACTACTCTCACCAGAAATATAACAGGCGGAGCCCCGATGAGGGAGATGGCAGTCGAGAGTTTTCTCTTGTTACCTCCGCTGTAGCCTCCAGCCTCCCGCTCGGCGTACTGGGTCAGTCCCAGCTTCTTCACCCCCCATTGCGCCACCTACAGGACAGCAGAGAAGGCACATTACTTTATAATCCTGCACAGTGCAGCTAAATAAACCTGTCACTCCACATCAATTTGATTCAGATATCACTTAATATCAGTTTCAGACATAAAACTGCCCCTTTGCGTTACCTTGGAGACAGACTCCTCTGGTACTCCCCGCAGGCGGGCGTACAGCTCCAGATGTTCCCGACCAGTCAGCAAATCGCTGATGGCGTCAAACTGTGGACAGTAACCCATCAGCTGGTGGACTCGTTCCATCTCTGTCCGCACactgagaaacacagaaacacatgactACCAATACTAATACTGCTGCTATTAGTAGTACTTCTGCTAATACTACTGTTATTGAACAACTGCTAAATCTACTTCGACTAGTACTACCACTAGTACTACTGCTTTTGCCATTACTATATCTGCAACTATTACTACTACAATTAATGGTTCTTCTACTATGGCTACTACTTCTAAAACTGGTACTCTTTCTGCTACTAATTTTGACTACTATTGATTCGATTACTACCGCTAATTCGCCTATGACGACAACTACTGCTTTTGTAGCTTATTTCAAAGCTTAGGGATCTAAGtgatatttaacacacacacatccacattcCTGTCCTCTTATACCCAGAACAGATTCTCACCCAAAAATCTCAAAGGGACACTTAGAAGAACAAGGCCTTTTTAAAAGTTGAGAAAGTGTGTACCTGTGGTGATTAAGGAAAGCCTCCCCATAGGTGATGGACGTGTCTCCGGTCAGCATGCGAAAGGTAGAGGTCTTTCCTGCTCCGTTCACCCCCAGTAAGCCAAAACACTGCAGGACACATATACCACAACATCAAGTTACAAATGCATATATACATGCAACAGCTGTAGTCAGCAGCTGGGACCATTCCCCTGAGAAGTTATTTAGTCAAAACGTAGCTATAATATATCTCTTTCACTCTacaatagcagcagcagaaaacactgtagtagcagcagtaattGTGGTTGCAGCTGTAGAAGCAGCTCTAGCAGAAGTAGCCTTGCAGGAGCAATATTAGCAGAAGCAGTGTTTTtagaaacagcaaaaacagtatttttcaCAGCTACATAAATAGTAGCATTAACAGGAGCTGTAGTGGCAATACTAACACTAGTAGTagtttcagcagcagcagtgataaAATAATGACTGGGATATTATCCAAAATGGAGAAAACAGCAAATCATCAATGAAACAGATGATTAACAATGATTTCTGATAATGACTGTATCTACAGATATATACAtggcagacaaacagacagtgCTGATTAGGACAAGTCTGACAAAATCTTTCTGTTGTTCTCTAATGTAATGAGTGCTGCTTTTAGTGCGTAAATCTCTCACTTCGCCACGGGGAATCCCGAGGCAGAGACGATCCACCGCCGGCTTCCTGCCCACTTTATAAATCTGCAAAACAAACAGTACACAATGATGCAGTCATAGCAAGAAGTCTGTCAGTGTGGGATCAGAACGAAAGGTTTATCAAAGACTGCGCTCGCCTGTGATTGAACGTgctaagtgtatgtgtgggtgtaaGAAGGTGCTGTGACAATTTACTCATCCGATTTCAGTTCTGACTGTAATTCTAACAAAAATACTCATATAAGTAGTTTGAATGTTTTGTGTGGGTTATTTTTTCAATAAAAGCTGGATGTTTACTGATTTCAGATTTGCTGCCATTCAGCCCCAAGAGTGTACAACAGTTTGAGTTTGACTTCTGAGGTGTGTATGGCGGCTGTACCTTGCTCAGGTCTATCATGGTGAGGATGTCTGACTGGGCTTTGCCACttatgactctctctctctccctggcgATGTCCTCATCCTCTGGACCGAGAGGAGGCATCTCAGGCTTGACCCACCACGGCCTTAACGGAGAGAGATGAAACGAAGATCACCCTGTATCATTTAGGTTTTCTACTGTAGAGCAGTGAAACTATAAAAGTTATCCGTCTCATGTGTCTACGCAGAAGACATTAATTGgtttcacatatttatttattttaatcttatTTAGGTGCATATGCAGCTCTGCctgcattttattaaaatacctgtaaaatta
This genomic window from Micropterus dolomieu isolate WLL.071019.BEF.003 ecotype Adirondacks linkage group LG05, ASM2129224v1, whole genome shotgun sequence contains:
- the LOC123970564 gene encoding uncharacterized protein LOC123970564, with the protein product MWKEKTTRIVKVEKHEPDTCPMIVGKVEKSTPRTTTVKSKEKPEVTTSHSKCLTTTCETSGNIMRLWVNLMPVLAAAKEPVEEEEGEEEHNSCTSEKEPETSSKNDQSVKQRLDSYTGLNLNPDSKQTLNPRFVLPPITEPKPAPETKHCHTSLPPIRLSEKSRPISSNFTIKGCGGDELVTCKVPDSRPWIEDPLFSRSRSAEFHLPDISLSSLDALLQTVTQKLGRKRRGGCEGPWRHVHSDRLLAAVREQHLRETSVGQQIGRCTDNGNLADIEAAPVTSAGGRSVNRQRGLPPPILTMAKKNLQTSNTLQ